The Sphaeramia orbicularis chromosome 15, fSphaOr1.1, whole genome shotgun sequence region ACgaaaatacagaaaacacacaggtgAGGCTATTAATGGGCTCATAGTTTGTCTTATACAGTATGTGACTCAAATGTTTCGTAAAATACCAAAgtaatgttgaaaaaacaaactCCAGTGGTTAGTGACTCTTAGCATGCTGCTTTACAAATTACTACGAAGAAGAGAGTTAATAAATGTTGGATAAGTTCCATAAATGTATACGAAATATTAAATCAAACTACTCAGATGTAACTAATGCAGGGGGATATAAGAATCAAACCACATGTGATTTTCTATGGAAATTCAGTTGAATAGTCCTTAATTTGACCTTTTCATATCAGaatattatttttataaattTGTTAATCAAATGCTCATTTGTTTCCTCAATCCACAGACACAACACAGGTGTGCAGTATCTCAGTATCAATGTGTGGGTCTTTGTATCCCTATCATGTCCAAATACTACTCCATAAAACtagaagtaaaaaaacaaacagacttcAAAAAAGGAAGTCAGGGAAAAGGGGGAAGAAAAAGGAAGTAAGAAATCAATCAaataataaaactataaataaatgaGTACATAAGTAGCAGTAaacatatacactgttgcccataaagttagaataatttgttttcagacacattcctcttttaattcctgttcacacacatcagtaatcacatttgaccaggtgcaatgataacatactgagtcccagttacactttatctatcaagtaGAAACAATACAgtcagtcatttcatgagaagaggtaaaaacattttattccaactttatgggcaatagtgtaCTATTCACATTGGCATTTACATATGATTAAGtacaaacattttaaataataacatttttatttgtaagctAGCAGTTTTAAATTTTCCATCTCTTTCCCCATCCATAGCTTCAACCTAAAGGTGAGGTAGTTCCATATCTAGTGGtttagaagatgaatgaatgaatatctcaTGTGTCTTTTGCCAAATTGTTGTTTTGTATTTGCATGATTATAACCCTGAAGGCTTTATAAGTGTTATTTATGACAAATGGTGGCTTTTcactgttttgtcagttttttgttttgtttttttaagttattgCTCATTCTTGAAAAAACTATTTAATTAAGAGAAATGTGGATGAGTTTTACAATACTTTGAATATGTTATGCACCCATAGCCATGTCCATCAGCAGCAAGTCAAAGCCGAGGTGCTTTGGGAGTGATATCCGCAGACTGCTGTTGGCTGCTGAAGCCGGTCAGAAGGCTGATATCCTGGCTTACTCCTCAGGGCATCTGGGGCCCAGCAGCTTGAACCACAGTCGGCCTCCCAGGGAGAAAGAGCAGTGTTTCTGGAGGACGTCTCAGAGGCAGCCAAAAACTTCAAACCCTCTGACACTCCAGCAGAGACAGGCAAAAGAACTGGCCtatgtaaagaaaaaagaaatcaaagacGGTTCGGCTGAGTTCACTGCTGGCTTTCCTTCGGCCCAGCCTGAAGCCTCAGGGTCAAGACAAGATCATACCACTGATTGTTCTATCCAGGCTGTCAGAGGAGAAGATTCATGTTTAAATAAAAAGGATTTTGGTTCCTTAAAGTCAGTGCCAGTGAAGTCTAATGCCTTGGCCCCAGAAAAGTTGCACAACTCATCATCAGGGCCTTGTCGCAACCACAGTGACAAGGCACCGATTAAAGAAGACCAGATGAAGATAAAGCAACACCCTGTCAAGCAGGACTTTTGGGGTGGAATAAATGCTGCAGAATTGCATGAGAGAAAACTGGAAAGGGTAAGAATGTAGGAAATTTTCTAATTtcaaagttgttggtttttttttttttttgtcttatttttttttgcaaaaatattttttatcaaaATTCTAAACCTGCAACACAGTATTCTACAGTTCTGTCTTgacagtaaaaatacagtaaaaattagTTGTAAACATGACCATAACAATGAACAAATAGCCCTTCTCAGAACAAGAAAAAGTAGTGCAATCTCTTGAAATGTCCTTCATAATGAAACACATAAGGTGCCAAAAAATAACCTAATTATACATCACACACAGCAAGTATCAAGCAAGATTAGGAACTGCAGTCTCCATATACGTTAGTCACTTGTACAGTCCATTTCAAGTCTTTGATATATTGGATGAAGGGGTTCCAGATGCCTTCAAATGTCCATATGTAGGTGATCCTTTCTAATGGCAGACTTGACAACATCTGCCTGATCTAATATGTAATACTGGGCTATGACGTTTTTTCAAAAAATAATGCATACACTTTCTGGCAGTGAGCAGACTGAGGTCTATAAATACTCGTTcccttttattatattttttttctctgggtacaaaccaaacaaaaacagcttTGGTTCCACTAATATTCATTTGGAAATTATTTTCTCATGTATGTCCTTTGCCTCTACCCAAAACATTAAGATATTCCAACATCTATGTCAATTTTTAGCAATTTCATATCATGGAAGTCCTCGTTGCTCACAAACGCTCACACACATTTCATTTGCCTGTGTGTTTGGGATAAACATGtcaatgtgtgtgtatattgctGTCCAGGAACTGAAGAAGCTGTCAACGCAGAGCTGGCCCAGCAGAGACCGGCTTGCGGTGTTCAGTGACGTCTTTGATGATGTATGTGAAGGCTCTGCAGTATTTGGACGCATCCTGAGGGAAATTAAGGTTTTTCCATTTCCTCTTCACTCTCTAACACATTTTTAGCATGTGCCATCAGATGTATTAGagctgagagaaattaagtccctGGTGCAGTGAGCTGAAATAGAGCAACCACTGGAACCTGGTTATGATGTGTCAAGGAGCAGGTCACCAGAGGGCAACGGTTTCATTACCACCCATTCATAAGAACAGTCCAGGGTCATTTTAGTTTGTCTTTTGCACGCTATAGCTTTGCACATCCTGTAACTGTGAATACATATTTCCAATGGGTGCAAAATTTTGCTGTTTCTTCACGCATTTCATTTGTGATCGCACATCAGTTCAATTAAAATCAAAgctaagaaaaacaaacaatacatgCTGATATGTGAAAGcgctggtattattattattattattattattattattattattattattattattattattattattggggcTATAATATTGGAAATTCTGAgacatatattgtgatatgaataTGAAAAATAAGGTGTTTTCACTAAGTGACTCAAGTAGCTCTATTTGGGACATTAACAATTGCTGTTGGTTGTTTACTGAACATGCAGATTCTGAATTTAGCAAGAAACTCTGTCCTTAAATCAGATTAAACTGTGTTAACAGACTCCTCTGACTATTTTGGAAAATGAGAACTATGTGAGTTTTAGTTTTGCAATATCAGAAAAACCTGGCATGCACTACAAACATGACATATAGTGCACCCCCATTTATAATCTATATTATAGAAGCCAAGtagcctctgtgtgtgtatgtgtgtctggggattcacacaaaatccagaaagagctgactgctgcagtttggcatacttttgtATATTTGGTCAAGGAAAAGATTAGCAAAAACgggaagttgataggaccaatattttgggagatattagtaattttggaatacagtagccttacagtcaccttgctatggccagaacacttttgtggtgactgctggacagcaTGCATGAGTACACAACAGCATACAAACTATCACAtgtagaacccgtggatccccacgggtcaacacgctagttaaAATTATTTGtggtagttgtaatagtagtacatTTGGCTCAAAAGATCTAGTGTTATGTAAGATATAAAATTAATACATAATTTAATAGAAGTAACCAACTATGACCTGAACAGTCTAATGCAAAtcctttttctgttttgtagACAGAATATGATTTGTATGTCAACCACGTGATGTCGTCGCAATCCACTCTCCAAAACATGGTAAAgcactttcttttatataaatgTGACCTCCATTCCCTGTTACAAACTTTCTTTCCAACTACACAAATATTTGTGTAGGCTGAGAAATAGTATAATGTAAcatgtgaaataaaaaataaaaactccacATATGCTGTGGTGAtttagttcagggacatctgaaATATTTGGagtgttttttcttattgtgtaagaatgaaaaacagcaaaaaaaaaatgtctcctaaGGTGAGTTATTGTTCTGTAAAGTACATCAAGGAGATTTGTAGTTGTGTGAGATTTGCAAGTATTTCTCTCCAGAATATTTTGAAACatctgacaaaaacagacaaattttGACATCGTCTTTATCTCATCAATCCGTTACCACATGCTTCGCATGAGAATCCTGGCAGTGAAACACTGAGGTCAGTGGatttggaagaaaaagaaaaagaagttcaCTGGCTGGAGCAGGAGGCCAGGAAAACCCTCGAGGAGAATCAACAGTAATAAAAGAAATTAATGTCTGTTATATACTGAACGTGCATTGTTTTCAGTGGAAATAAGTTTGCTTTTCTTGTGTTCTTGCATCTTCAGACTCAGAGATGTGTTACAGAACGTCCTAGCAGTCTTACGCCCGGAGGACAAAGACGTGAAGAGTAAATTCTGAGCCTACATTGGTATTTATAGTCATTGGTAACCACAAATAAGTGCTTGCTTTATATTACCCGTTAGAGGAGGAGCACGTGCTTACTCAGTAATTTTGTGTTTCTGGTGTAGACTGACTGAACAAATAATCACTTTGTCATGTCAAAAGGGAATAAAGAGAGCTTTGTGGTCAAATGTGACTTTACAGTGCCTTCAGGGGTGCGTATGTACAAGTACAGAGGTATCATCATCAATCAATACAGTGCATTCATGCCTGACTCTGGTGTGTTTGGACAGATGCATCTCTGTCAGACAGTGGGACGACCACTGGGGGTGATAACAGCATTCAGTCCAAGAGGCttcaggtgttaaacatgtgggtGGAGATCCAGCAGCTGGAGGAGATGATTCAAGAGAAGCTGGTACCTGCAGCCACAGCCACTGCTACTGAAAGACGCATCAGGAGCCTAAAGGTACCAGGAGATGGACTCATGGTTCTTATCATTGTAATTTTGCCACGGTCACACAAGCGTCTGAACAGTCCAGCTCAGTTTTAACAAAATTTATGGTGGATTACATGTGACAGATACAAATACTAGAAATACTTCCACTTTTTCCACAgcattggtgaatcaatgattGCATTCTGTGGCCCAGTATTTCAATAGAACAGACCATTGCTGTCCTATAAACAGATCTTATTGTAAAACCTAACAGGCTGTTTGTAGTGGAAGCAATAACATAATTTTCAAATCAGTAAATCCATTTCTAAATACTTCCTTTTTGTTAGCTGATTTCTTTAGTAAATAACTGTGTAATAAGAGGCATAATGGGCAGCAAACTGGTctcacccactcactcactccTTAAGGGTGATTTATGTCCAAATTGTGCCATAATGACTGACTGGCTGTATGTTATCTCTCACTAGTGTATACTCTGTTTGCTTCCAGACTGAGATAATGAGACTAATAGCCTCAAATCACTGTCTGAAGACCACCAACAAGGTAAGGAGGTTTGGCTTTCTTCCTCCTACATTAGagtttttgcacattattttttGGCTGCTACTGTATTTGGATGTTTTGTATTTGTCTTTCCCTACTGAAGGACCACAGATAGGAGCTAACTTGTACCTAAATCTGGTGCAACACATCTTTCCTCTCTGTAATGATTTTGTACATGTTCTtggataaactaaactaaattaaatcaCACTAAACTAAACATTTTATCTCCCAAGGATCTtgaaaatcagattaacacagtgCTCAAAAGAGAGAAAGTAAGCAAAGTCATGCGACGGTACGTACTGCATTGTACATATACACTACACCTTTATTCACTTTTAGAACATCTGGGTCACTTTTACtccttcttttgtctgtttttacgACCAGGATCTTATGGGATGAAATACTGTCTGATCTGTGAGCTTCATCGACACCTGAGGATTTCACAGCTTGTGAACATTTAACAGCATGAATCAGACAAGGTTTAATGttaaaggagcgatattttgcttttttaaatgggattatgtattttaaaacatttccctgtggtctatataaactgtaaatgctatgcttgggtctgaattcttcattaattcaactccacaggtccatcttcaaccccatttTTGAATAATGACTCGAGAAAGGTCGTTTAGAGCgatggccctttaaatgcaaatgaccccaccccgtCCAGGTTATTgactgtcctgttcagccacttgagtttgtccaacaactgaacattttaggtaattggatcaaagttcggacatattttcagtatggactacaaccactgctgctgacaaacaattatggcgtactaagagaaatgttcgtcggacgtcttggccttatatgtgcaaatgtcgtaacataactagttataaaaagtgacaaattaagcaggaattgaaacgggttgtagaaatccactcgatttttgctggaatgaatataaagatagctcaaattcaaactttttgaactattagggtctcagatacacaaataaatgtaccaaagactaatagaagtgggtttaacaaaatatgacccctttaaataaactGTATACATAAATCAACATAGTCACATAGGTATAACAAACATTATGCAGCTGAATACAGGTGCTCTTCAGTTTAATACAGACCAAAACCACAAGCATGCTTTTATTACAAATGAATGCCATGAGCTATTTTATAAACTACTAGCATCTTAATCTCTGATAATTcaccatttttgttgtgaaatggaCAGACCAGGACATAAAATTCTTCTCTACATTTTATCTCTGATGTAGTAAATTTGTACTTTTGCCTCATTGTTATCAGCACTCTCAACCCATGAATTATAAACATGTTTCTGGCAAAGCGACCATGTTTCATAATTAAGAGTGTCAGGTTTTGTTAGGCGTCATTTTGTAGCTAAAAACAGCAGTGGATTTGACACTTCACAGATGTTTTTTAAGCCGCCCAGAGCCGTGTAATTAGTATTTGTTAATATGCTCCATTTGCACCTTAAGGTAGAAATGGAATCATTTGTAACATGTTATCCATGTACAGCCTGGAGCTCAGAAGGAAAACGTTGGAAAAAGGTCTGAATATTGTCGTAGTCATCTGTTTTGTGCAATGAAGTCTGGACCGAGGCCGCAAAATACACCTTAAACACAAGAGGGCAGCAGTCACATATGAGAAAAACCAAAAGCCTGGTACAAGCAGGAGCCCTTATTGTCTGATTTAGATTACATTTAATtgttcttttactttttcttcatgtattttctttacaCAGTACATTATTTACATTGAAAGAATATATCGTAAAAGTTATTAGTCTATTTTTGACTTTAGATGTCCACTGTTAACCAACCCTCCCACCTTAAAACAGTtttcactttacatatagagtgtCAGTTCTGTGACCTTTCACAAAACACAGTGAAGATCATTTGAAGTTTGTGATATCTTGATAAAGGTCACAGACTCAAATGTCAGCAATCAAGTGTTAAAGATGAAGAGTTTTTCTCAAGGCTCGAGTTCCATGTGATTTCTGAGTCATAAAAATCCAATTATAGctttacagataaaaaaaaaaatttgtaatgaaATCATTAATTTGGTCTGCTCAAGAATCACAGATTGAAAATATTACGTGGATTAAACAAACCAACCGTTCCTTTAGATTGATATGGACTGACCTTTGCCCTGACACGAGAGATTGCCTCGCTGTCTGCCAGAACCTAATCAAAGGCCAAAGTCTGTTCTCTGGCTGACAGTCAGTAGGAGCAGATCATGTTTTTGTCCCTCACTATCTAAGCGCTGTTCACACTGTTGACAACACTTGTGAGGAGCTCTTGGATCGTCAAAATCCCAACACAATGCTTCTTCGGACTGCGGTGCTGCTCCTCCTCTGCACGACCTCAGGATTATGTGCCACTTTGGGCCTTTATAACACTCAGGCACCAGAGGAGGAGGTTCAAGCTGCTGTTATCGACACCGCTGTAGATGAAAACACACTTAAAGAAGGTGTAGCTGCTGCAGACCCTCAGGAGGGTGATTCTGCAGCAGAGGAATCTAATCTACTGGCTAAAATACTCGGTATGGATAACCAGCCAGCAGATGACACAGTGGAAGTGGACATCCCAGTAGCAGATGGTGCTGCagggacagacacagacagtgaCAGGACTGCTGAGGATGTGCCTGCTGAGGAAGCTCTCGCCCAGGACCAACCTTCAGAGGAAGATGGGAACGAGATCAGGCCGGTTGAGACAGAAGACACCCAGAAACAACCTCTGAAAAATGAAGATGATAGTAGTTGGAGCCTAAACTCAATTAGAAACAGTTTTCAGTCTATGCATGGATACTTTGACTCTCTTGTGGAGCTTGTAGGAGGACGAAACGGTGTCTGCGAGTACCGCTGTAGATATGGTAAGATTCAGTATTCTGAAtttatttaacccaaaaagatcCAAAtatccactagtgaccaaaatcatttaccgatagaaaaagttaaatacctgttcatccactaatcctatcaatacatgtaaataattggtgtaaaatgcactgtcgtcttttcatggtcatcagatatgacccatttggacgttcagagactctgtagtgagcGTTGAAACACCAGCATCTTCtccaacgttgattcaccagtaaaacccaaggagtttgataatggagacacttatttttatgttcagttagtgatatattttactgaaaaagtcactttttctcctgttttgtctgtttttgatataataaccctcaactttaatttgaacttttatggGCATCTACataataagtgaattaaatatatggaaATGCCTGATTCTCACTTatgaatgcaaaatactgagcataatattagaataaatggtgataaataactttagaaaaattaaacataaagagaaaatcatttgggagctaccacaaaagcagcactgggtctttatgggttaatatactcAGCACTAACTCCTAAAAGCCTCAGCGTGACTTGCTCTGGTTAGAATCTGAGCTCAGATAGCCACAAGAAAACCAAAATTTTGAGCAGCACAAATGGCCCACTAGAGGTTTACAAATGATTATGATGTTGTCAACATTTAATACTCATCCTTGTGTTACCACATTACTATTCTTGCTCTTTAACTctcaaatataaaaagtaaattcgcTGTCTCAGCTGCTTATTGTTGACCTTACTTGTCATGTTCTTGCTCCTCAGCCTGTCTGAACTTAAGTCAGACTGTCTGGTTATCAGTGCAGGAGATGGTTGTACAGTTACACAATCAATACAGATGTTCTCAAACCTAAGTTACATCTTATCTGTGAACTAACCCACATGAGAACAGAGATATAGAATCCTGTATCAGCGTCTTAATGGATCTTCTGTTTCTAAAGGAGTACCTCCTCAACCTCGGCCTGGATACCAGCTCCCAGAACCCAACGGGTGCAGCTCCTCTCTGGTGGGATTCCAGGTGAATGCTGCTGTAGGTGGCCTTTTTATCACACCAACAGCTCACATTTACAATCAGTATGACTTAATGTTTTTCTTACTATCCTGTTCTGATGCAATACAGTGTTTTCTTTCAACAGCTTGATTTAGGAATCCCAGCCATGACACAGTGCTGCAACCATCTCGACATATGCTACGACACCTGTGGGACAAGCAAGTACGACTGCGACGCTAAGTTTCGCTCGTGTCTACATGACATCTGCTCTGACCTGAAGAAGAGTCTGGGTTTTGGGTCCAAGGTTCAAGGTGAGATATTTACAAATGATGGGGCATGTTGTAAACTTGTTATTCCTCCTGAACTCCTCTATATTCCTCGTTTCCCTTTTTTCTCTGCGTTCTCTTGCCAGCCTGTGAGTCAATGGCAGATGCTCTCTACAACACAGTGTGGACGCTTGGCTGTAGACCTTACATGAACAGCCAGAGGGCAGCGTGTTTCTGTCAGGACGAGGAGAAGGACGAACTGTGACACAGAACACAGGGAACGTCTCAAGACTAAAACTCATATTCAGTGGAGTGAAGTGGAAATACTTCACAAGTCCTCTGCAGGTTCAGAGCCTGGAAGTTCAAAAGTCATGAtcagaaaacacaaaagtggAATTGAATAAGTTTTATTTATGCAGTGAAGTGTCAGTATCTGAATATGACATCAGTATTATTCATTGATTGTTCATGCATATTATactttacattctttttttttttttcggtgtcCGTAACTCCATTAACATAAATTACTTTGATAACTCCAAACAAAGTGCCTGATGGGGAGGATATTATAGCTGCATTAATTTCCTGTACATAAAAAGACATGAGATAATTGCTATGGTGCAAAAGGATCCCTGTGTGCTGTTATTTAACATTTATCAAGCTCCAAAACCAAAGTCAGTGTCATGTAAATGTAATGCTTATTACAGCTGCTGTGTTAATGTTTGTGTAAGTTATTTCCTTTTTAGTTGCTCTTTTATGAATACATGCAGACTTAATTACGCTTTAACTAGCATGATTAACTGCAGATCAATTGTCAGGGAGGTGAAGTATGCATAATTTCTAGGCCCAGTACGCTGATATCTCTTTCCCACCACATGGGAATGTGTGACATGCTCAGCAGCCATCGATTATTCTAAGCAAATGAGTCAGAATGCATCTACGGATGTTCCTCGTGTCAGTGGTGATATGAAATATAAAGCACTTTCATAAATCCACTAAATCTTTAAGCGGGGCACCCTAATCAAGACTGAGAAATGCCTGAAAGTGTGACCTAGAAAAGCATCCTTCAAGCTGTAGTTGTTACAAATGAACTGCAGCTCCTCTGAATGATTTCTAATAGAAATGTCATTCACTTTAATGTCAGTAAATTGTGCTGCCGGGCAAAgtgacaaagacacacaaaccaGGGTTCCAGTCATTTAAAGAACTGACACTGAGAGCAGCAAAAACATGGACTTGTAAGCACATAAGAGCAGCTCTGGAAAAGATTAAGAGACTGCTGCTTTTCCTATTTATAGCAACGTTTGAGTAAAAtgattatgtttgtttatttaaaacttctgaacatttctcccaaattccaataAAAAAGAGGATTTATTTGCAGAAAATCACAACTGGTTagaacaacaaaatgaagaatactaggaggaaaagaaaaggaagcaAGTTTGTAGTTGTTTTTAATAAGAAAAGTTTTAACTTTGGAGTTCAGAAATCAATATTTTGTTGGAATAATCCTGATTTTCTCACAGCTTTCCTGCCTCTTGGCATGTTCTCCACTAGATTTTCACAATGCCGTTGGCTGTTAATGCCATAAAACTGATCACATTACAGAGGTTTTCAGTTGAATTCAGAATAGGGCCTTTGGAGCAGTCTCTTAAGTCTGTCTGGAGCTGTATgtacatgtttgactgtaaatggaACAGCATAATAGGGTGCTTTGTTCTAAGTATGTATGATGAATTAAttattaaacaaaatgaaatgattgcttcatgtctttcatgtaaaatacattttggacTGTAAAATGTTTGCACTCTTGCTTGTTGTGCTGATctgtttagtatttttttttcttgctatttGTGTTTTGACTTGATGTTGTTTCATTGTTCAGGCTGGATAAAGATAGGGCCTCCACTCAGTGTATAGGACTCCTGAGATTTGCGTGTTGATACGTCCCTGCGGACACGTCCCTGACAACGTTGAGCACAGCGAGCGTCCACTGCGCCACATACTAACACCTGACAGTGGAGGAACACTTGCTGTGAACAGAGgaaacaaatgtatttttaacagaaatgaaaatgaaaaacatcatACAGACAGAGCAAAAAATGGCTTCTTCACATAGTCATTGTATTCTGCCCATGCATACAAGATAGATAGTGCAACGCTACATGCTGtaagcccacacacacacacttgccagCTGGCTCACAGCAAGCTCCATTTACTCACTTTGTTGTCCTTGCCAATGAACTTGAAGACGGGGACCTGGTAGTGCTTAGAGAGCTGGTCTTTTGACGAGTACTGTGTCACTGTTTCATCTGAGATACAGCTGAACAGAAGGTTAAAGAGGGGGATAGAGTTATACATGCAGCTGATATCTTCACACACTAGTCACTGATCCATATATATTTCTAACAAGCCACTTCATCAAGGTTAGCTGCCCCCTGGCCCTGAAACACAGTTGTATTTTTAATGGGAAATCGTGAAAATAGATTATAGCCCTGCTGTGCTGTTGTCTACAGAGAAGCAAGAGGAAAAACTCACTCTGATACAAGAGCAGAAATGGTTGAACAAAACTGAGTGCTCCCCAGATGTTAAAGCAGTTGTGTGGTGTGTTTGAAGTTTTCTatcaacacttttttttgttttgtctgcacATTAATCAAAGTGCACAGCTACTGGCTTTTTCCATCTGACATTTCTTGGAGCTGAAATTTCTCGTTCTATAACCGTCGTTTATGATAAGGGTTTTTACGAGTACAGCGGCTGACTCTGATCGTTCTGACACATTGGCTATTAAAGGCCTGAATTCATGTATTTCTGGCATTAATGTTGCATACAGAGTAGTTAATCACCATAgtgttctttttttaatgtagttttgCATAAACTGATGTGAAGGAAGGAATGTAGTAAAATTCAGATACATTTCCGAAGTATAATATTTGTGAATCATTACAGATTACGTTGTGTGAACGCAACATTGCTTATTGGTtcatttctagaaaaaaaaaaaaattaccttttcatgcatagtgtcaTTGAAACTTCAGTTAAAACTACAATATTAGCAATAATTAGTCCAAAGCAGCTGCTCCAAAGTACAAAACCAAATCTACTACagggattgtttgttttttttttgtttttttctgcattatttGATAATTGGTATTACCACTTATGTGTAAAACCCACTACACTTACATTTTAGATTAACTTTTCCTCAATAAATCATATGTTATTGTTATGGAAAGAGGTTGTTGGACACTCTgctaaaaatgaacatttatcaCTAAAGTTGTGTTGTTCAACAAATAGTCAACTGTAATATATGTATCTCACTCAAAACAATCCAATTATTTGTTTGTGAGTAATCATCCCACTCAGTTTTATAataattcaagcatgaaagggttaattttggttTTCAGT contains the following coding sequences:
- the LOC115434602 gene encoding uncharacterized protein C6orf118-like; translated protein: MSISSKSKPRCFGSDIRRLLLAAEAGQKADILAYSSGHLGPSSLNHSRPPREKEQCFWRTSQRQPKTSNPLTLQQRQAKELAYVKKKEIKDGSAEFTAGFPSAQPEASGSRQDHTTDCSIQAVRGEDSCLNKKDFGSLKSVPVKSNALAPEKLHNSSSGPCRNHSDKAPIKEDQMKIKQHPVKQDFWGGINAAELHERKLERELKKLSTQSWPSRDRLAVFSDVFDDVCEGSAVFGRILREIKTEYDLYVNHVMSSQSTLHNPLPHASHENPGSETLRSVDLEEKEKEVHWLEQEARKTLEENQQLRDVLQNVLAVLRPEDKDVKNASLSDSGTTTGGDNSIQSKRLQVLNMWVEIQQLEEMIQEKLVPAATATATERRIRSLKTEIMRLIASNHCLKTTNKDLENQINTVLKREKVSKVMRRILWDEILSDL
- the pla2g12b gene encoding group XIIB secretory phospholipase A2-like protein, whose translation is MLLRTAVLLLLCTTSGLCATLGLYNTQAPEEEVQAAVIDTAVDENTLKEGVAAADPQEGDSAAEESNLLAKILGMDNQPADDTVEVDIPVADGAAGTDTDSDRTAEDVPAEEALAQDQPSEEDGNEIRPVETEDTQKQPLKNEDDSSWSLNSIRNSFQSMHGYFDSLVELVGGRNGVCEYRCRYGVPPQPRPGYQLPEPNGCSSSLVGFQVNAALDLGIPAMTQCCNHLDICYDTCGTSKYDCDAKFRSCLHDICSDLKKSLGFGSKVQACESMADALYNTVWTLGCRPYMNSQRAACFCQDEEKDEL